A portion of the Sus scrofa isolate TJ Tabasco breed Duroc chromosome 5, Sscrofa11.1, whole genome shotgun sequence genome contains these proteins:
- the TRMU gene encoding mitochondrial tRNA-specific 2-thiouridylase 1 isoform X1, whose translation MQAARHVVCALSGGVDSAVAALLLRRRGYQVTGVFMKNWDLLDERGVCAADKDCEDAYRVCQILDLPFRQVSYVKEYWHDVFSDFLNEYEKGRTPNPDIICNKHIKFSCFFNYAVDNLGADAVATGHYARTSQEDEEVFRQKHIRRPEGLFRNRFEVRSAVKLLQAADSFKDQTFFLSQVSQDALRRTLFPLGGLTKAFVKKIAAENRLHHVLQKKESMGICFVGKRNFEDFILQYLQPRPGKFISIEDNKVLGTHKGWFLYTLGQRAKIGGLREPWYVVEKDSASGDVLVAPRTDHPALYRDLLRTGRVHWIAEEPPAALVRDKMMACHFRFRHQMALVPCVLTLNQDGTVWVTAVEAVRALALGQFAVFYKGDECLGSGKILRLGPSAYTLQKGRSKSRAATEGSSAGQGGSPGPGPTL comes from the exons ATGCAGGCGGCGCGGCACGTCGTGTGCGCCCTGTCCGGCGGGGTGGACAGCGCGGTGGCCGCGCTGCTGTTGAGGCGGAGAG GTTACCAGGTGACGGGGGTGTTTATGAAGAACTGGGACTTGCTGGATGAGCGGGGGGTGTGCGCCGCCGACAAAGACTGCGAGGACGCGTACAGAGTGTGCCAGATCCTAGACCTCCCCTTCCGGCAAGTGTCCTACGTGAAGGAGTACTGGCATGATGTGTTCAG CGATTTCTTAAATGAGTATGAAAAAGGAAGAACTCCTAATCCTGACATCATCTGCAACAAGCACATCAAGTTCAGTTGCTTTTTTAATTACGCCGTGGATAATCTTG GAGCAGACGCCGTGGCCACGGGGCACTATGCGAGGACGTCGCAGGAGGATGAGGAGGTCTTCCGGCAGAAGCACATCAGGAGGCCAGAGGGGCTCTTCAGGAACCGCTTTGAAGTTAGGAGCG CGGTAAAGCTTCTCCAAGCAGCTGACAGCTTTAAAGACCAGACCTTCTTTCTCAGCCAGGTTTCCCAGGACGCCCTGCGGAGAACCCTCTTCCCCCTGGGGGGGTTAACGAAAGCGTTTGTAAAGAAAATAGCTGCTGAGAATAGACTCCATCATGTGCTTCAGAAAAAGGAG AGCATGGGCATCTGTTTCGTTGGCAAAAGGAACTTTGAGGATTTCATTCTTCAG TATTTACAGCCTCGACCCGGtaaatttatttctatagaaGACAATAAGGTTCTGGGAACGCACAAAG GCTGGTTCCTGTACACTCTGGGCCAGAGAGCCAAGATAGGGGGCTTGCGGGAGCCCTGGTACGTGGTGGAGAAGGACAGCGCCAGTGGCGACGTGCTCGTG GCCCCCCGGACAGACCACCCGGCCCTGTACAGGGACCTGCTGCGGACGGGCCGCGTGCACTGGATCGCGGAGGAGCCGCCGGCAGCCCTGGTCCGGGACAAGATGATGGCCTGCCACTTCCGCTTCCGCCACCAGATGGCGCTAG TGCCCTGCGTGCTGACTCTTAACCAGGACGGCACCGTGTGGGTGACGGCTGTGGAGGCTGTGCGGGCTCTCGCCCTGGGACAG TTCGCTGTGTTCTACAAAGGGGACGAGTGCCTGGGCAGCGGGAAGATCCTCCGCCTGGGGCCGTCCGCCTACACGCTCCAGAAGGGCAGGAGCAAGTCCAGAGCGGCCACAGAGGGCTCCAGCGCCGGCCAGGGCGGTAGCCCGGGCCCGGGTCCCACGCTCTGA
- the GTSE1 gene encoding G2 and S phase-expressed protein 1, translating to MEVPEDGVVLLADEKFDFDLSLSSSSANEDDEVFFGPIGHRERCVAASLELKELNGQIPKEPPPPPSESRLAWSPLTGEKFVEVYKEAHLLALQIQSSSKNQAAQAAKPEGPGSQGADGFIQESALKINLFEKENEAEKSPRSLKRETYCLSAGAPPGLGLGQTRGPPEPRPAPPPNQAGPQKKVTSKLPPPRASSHRGKSIPWAVEKPVKERPASLSSVKTLHDKEALGTVPADRPLAAQDVSGLPASGGPAVPGKRSLPVPNKSGLKRSMFKPPGCAGGLARKPSSSSGSLSGGSSGACASPVAGKAKSGDHPSLPAGSSRPDPGQSGRTGLAVPPPALQAGPVAEARGQGQRSGPAAWTAEQPRAPSSGPLARPHTPGQGGPGLSSHLGLAPSSQTQATGGARGRGSCLTSKTKVTATPTDQFKVPKFSAGEPPGGATPRSSRAQRPQSCTAVGRVVHSTPARRSLASQSLVGSMGTPVSARRMSALPTPASRRLSSLALVTPQTMPRALASPLCVSARRLASEPQKKSAVRAAPATERQGRVASGLSDTSLDGSFSPASAVPQALSFSPEKSDFTFSKSIATEAAAALGDPRPPEAPLPEEAVLVDVQLEQLRIGPAAAGDLPLIDFCAPPEASAALGAGGGPLVDLLTNTPGAERGAAAKPPLEAGQLIDLSSPLILLSPEADKENVESPLLKF from the exons ATGGAGGTTCCCGAGGACG GTGTCGTCCTTTTGGCCGATGAGAAGTTCGACTTCGACCTTTCCTTGTCGTCTTCGAG cGCGAATGAAGACGACGAGGTCTTTTTTGGACCCATTGGGCATAGAGAACGGTGCGTCGCCGCCAGCTtggaattaaaagaattaaacGGCCAGATTCCCaaggagccgccgccgccgccatctGAAAGCCGCCTGGCTTGGAGCCCTCTCACGGGGGAGAAATTTGTGGAGGTTTATAAAGAAGCTCACTTGCTGGCCTTGCAGATACAAAGCAGCAGCAAAAACCAGGCGGCCCAGGCTGCCAAGCCCGAGGGCCCTGGGAGCCAGGGGGCGGATGGATTCATCCAGGAGTCAGCGTTAAAAATAAACCTCTTCGAGAAGGAAAACGAAGCGGAGAAAAGCCCCAGGTCCCTGAAGAGGGAGACGTACTGCCTGTCGGCCGGCGCCCCTCCCGGCCTGGGCCTCGGGCAGACGCGGGGCCCACCGGAGCCGAGGCCTGCTCCCCCTCCGAACCAGGCTGGACCGCAGAAGAAGGTCACCAGCAAATTGCCACCGCCCCGAGCCTCGTCCCATAGAGGAAAAAGCATTCCCTGGGCCGTGGAGAAG CCTGTGAAAGAGAGGCCAGCTAGTCTTTCCAGCGTGAAGACCCTACATGACAAGGAAGCCCTCGGCACCGTGCCCGCCGACAGGCCCCTGGCTGCCCAGGACGTCAGCGGCTTGCCCGCCAGCGGAGGCCCCGCGGTCCCGGGCAAGCGATCGCTCCCTGTTCCCAACAAG TCCGGGTTGAAGAGAAGCATGTTCAAACCACCTGGATGCGCTGGCGGTCTTGCAAGaaagccctcctcctcctcggggTCCCTCTCTGGCGGGAGTTCTGGCGCCTGTGCTTCTCCGGTGGCCGGCAAAG CTAAATCCGGTGACCATCCAAGCCTTCCCGCGGGCAGCTCCCGGCCAGACCCCGGCCAGTCGGGCAGAACCGGACTCGCCGTGCCGCCGCCGGCTCTGCAGGCGGGCCCTGTGGCCGAGGCCCGCGGGCAGGGCCAGCGTTCCGGGCCTGCCGCGTGGACAGCGGAGCAGCCCAGGGCGCCCAGCAGCGGGCCGCTCGCCCGACCCCACACTCCAGGACAGGGAGGCCCCGGGCTGAGCTCTCACTTGGGTTTGGCACCGTCTTCGCAAACGCAGGCGACGGGGGGCGCCAGAGGGCGTGGTTCCTGTCTGACTTCCAAGACCAAGGTCACGGCTACCCCGACAGACCAGTTTAAAGTTCCCAAGTTTTCTGCTG GTGAACCCCCAGGCGGTGCCACCCCCAGGTCCTCCCGGGCGCAGAGGCCGCAGTCCTGCACGGCCGTGGGA AGGGTCGTGCACAGCACGCCTGCCCGCCGGTCCTTGGCCTCACAGAGCCTCGTGGGCAGCATGGGGACCCCCGTGAGCGCAAGACGCATGTCGGCCCTGCCCACGCCTGCCAGCCGTCGTCTCTCCAGCCTGGCACTGGTGACCCCTCAAACCATGCCCAGAGCACTGGCTTCTCCCCTGTGCGTGTCTGCTCGGCGACTCGCTTCTGAGCCACAGAAAAAATCTGCAGTAAG GGCCGCCCCAGCGACGGAGCGCCAGGGCCGGGTGGCCTCCGGGCTCTCGGACACGTCGCTGGACGGGAGCTTTTCTCCTGcgtctgctgtgccacaggcgCTGAGCTTTTCTCCGGAAAAGAGTGACTTTACTTTCTCGAAAAGTATCGccacagaagcagcagcagctctgggtgACCCGCGGCCACCCGAAGCTCCGCTCCCCGAGGAG GCGGTCCTCGTGGACGTGCAGCTGGAGCAACTCCGCATCGGCCCGGCAGCCGCGGGCGACCTCCCGCTCATCGACTTCTGCGCGCCGCCCGAGGCCAGCGCGgctttgggggctgggggcgggcccCTGGTCGACCTCCTGACGAACACCCCAGGCGCGGAGCGGGGGGCTGCGGCCAAGCCCCCCCTCGAGGCGGGGCAG CTCATAGACTTGTCCTCCCCTCTGATCCTGCTGAGCCCCGAGGCCGACAAGGAGAACGTGGAGTCGCCGCTTCTCAAGTTCTGA
- the TRMU gene encoding mitochondrial tRNA-specific 2-thiouridylase 1 isoform X2 yields MKNWDLLDERGVCAADKDCEDAYRVCQILDLPFRQVSYVKEYWHDVFSDFLNEYEKGRTPNPDIICNKHIKFSCFFNYAVDNLGADAVATGHYARTSQEDEEVFRQKHIRRPEGLFRNRFEVRSAVKLLQAADSFKDQTFFLSQVSQDALRRTLFPLGGLTKAFVKKIAAENRLHHVLQKKESMGICFVGKRNFEDFILQYLQPRPGKFISIEDNKVLGTHKGWFLYTLGQRAKIGGLREPWYVVEKDSASGDVLVAPRTDHPALYRDLLRTGRVHWIAEEPPAALVRDKMMACHFRFRHQMALVPCVLTLNQDGTVWVTAVEAVRALALGQFAVFYKGDECLGSGKILRLGPSAYTLQKGRSKSRAATEGSSAGQGGSPGPGPTL; encoded by the exons ATGAAGAACTGGGACTTGCTGGATGAGCGGGGGGTGTGCGCCGCCGACAAAGACTGCGAGGACGCGTACAGAGTGTGCCAGATCCTAGACCTCCCCTTCCGGCAAGTGTCCTACGTGAAGGAGTACTGGCATGATGTGTTCAG CGATTTCTTAAATGAGTATGAAAAAGGAAGAACTCCTAATCCTGACATCATCTGCAACAAGCACATCAAGTTCAGTTGCTTTTTTAATTACGCCGTGGATAATCTTG GAGCAGACGCCGTGGCCACGGGGCACTATGCGAGGACGTCGCAGGAGGATGAGGAGGTCTTCCGGCAGAAGCACATCAGGAGGCCAGAGGGGCTCTTCAGGAACCGCTTTGAAGTTAGGAGCG CGGTAAAGCTTCTCCAAGCAGCTGACAGCTTTAAAGACCAGACCTTCTTTCTCAGCCAGGTTTCCCAGGACGCCCTGCGGAGAACCCTCTTCCCCCTGGGGGGGTTAACGAAAGCGTTTGTAAAGAAAATAGCTGCTGAGAATAGACTCCATCATGTGCTTCAGAAAAAGGAG AGCATGGGCATCTGTTTCGTTGGCAAAAGGAACTTTGAGGATTTCATTCTTCAG TATTTACAGCCTCGACCCGGtaaatttatttctatagaaGACAATAAGGTTCTGGGAACGCACAAAG GCTGGTTCCTGTACACTCTGGGCCAGAGAGCCAAGATAGGGGGCTTGCGGGAGCCCTGGTACGTGGTGGAGAAGGACAGCGCCAGTGGCGACGTGCTCGTG GCCCCCCGGACAGACCACCCGGCCCTGTACAGGGACCTGCTGCGGACGGGCCGCGTGCACTGGATCGCGGAGGAGCCGCCGGCAGCCCTGGTCCGGGACAAGATGATGGCCTGCCACTTCCGCTTCCGCCACCAGATGGCGCTAG TGCCCTGCGTGCTGACTCTTAACCAGGACGGCACCGTGTGGGTGACGGCTGTGGAGGCTGTGCGGGCTCTCGCCCTGGGACAG TTCGCTGTGTTCTACAAAGGGGACGAGTGCCTGGGCAGCGGGAAGATCCTCCGCCTGGGGCCGTCCGCCTACACGCTCCAGAAGGGCAGGAGCAAGTCCAGAGCGGCCACAGAGGGCTCCAGCGCCGGCCAGGGCGGTAGCCCGGGCCCGGGTCCCACGCTCTGA
- the TRMU gene encoding mitochondrial tRNA-specific 2-thiouridylase 1 isoform X3, producing MQAARHVVCALSGGVDSAVAALLLRRRGYQVTGVFMKNWDLLDERGVCAADKDCEDAYRVCQILDLPFRQVSYVKEYWHDVFSDFLNEYEKGRTPNPDIICNKHIKFSCFFNYAVDNLGADAVATGHYARTSQEDEEVFRQKHIRRPEGLFRNRFEVRSAVKLLQAADSFKDQTFFLSQVSQDALRRTLFPLGGLTKAFVKKIAAENRLHHVLQKKESMGICFVGKRNFEDFILQYLQPRPGKFISIEDNKVLGTHKGWFLYTLGQRAKIGGLREPWYVVEKDSASGDVLVAPRTDHPALYRDLLRTGRVHWIAEEPPAALVRDKMMACHFRFRHQMALVRCVLQRGRVPGQREDPPPGAVRLHAPEGQEQVQSGHRGLQRRPGR from the exons ATGCAGGCGGCGCGGCACGTCGTGTGCGCCCTGTCCGGCGGGGTGGACAGCGCGGTGGCCGCGCTGCTGTTGAGGCGGAGAG GTTACCAGGTGACGGGGGTGTTTATGAAGAACTGGGACTTGCTGGATGAGCGGGGGGTGTGCGCCGCCGACAAAGACTGCGAGGACGCGTACAGAGTGTGCCAGATCCTAGACCTCCCCTTCCGGCAAGTGTCCTACGTGAAGGAGTACTGGCATGATGTGTTCAG CGATTTCTTAAATGAGTATGAAAAAGGAAGAACTCCTAATCCTGACATCATCTGCAACAAGCACATCAAGTTCAGTTGCTTTTTTAATTACGCCGTGGATAATCTTG GAGCAGACGCCGTGGCCACGGGGCACTATGCGAGGACGTCGCAGGAGGATGAGGAGGTCTTCCGGCAGAAGCACATCAGGAGGCCAGAGGGGCTCTTCAGGAACCGCTTTGAAGTTAGGAGCG CGGTAAAGCTTCTCCAAGCAGCTGACAGCTTTAAAGACCAGACCTTCTTTCTCAGCCAGGTTTCCCAGGACGCCCTGCGGAGAACCCTCTTCCCCCTGGGGGGGTTAACGAAAGCGTTTGTAAAGAAAATAGCTGCTGAGAATAGACTCCATCATGTGCTTCAGAAAAAGGAG AGCATGGGCATCTGTTTCGTTGGCAAAAGGAACTTTGAGGATTTCATTCTTCAG TATTTACAGCCTCGACCCGGtaaatttatttctatagaaGACAATAAGGTTCTGGGAACGCACAAAG GCTGGTTCCTGTACACTCTGGGCCAGAGAGCCAAGATAGGGGGCTTGCGGGAGCCCTGGTACGTGGTGGAGAAGGACAGCGCCAGTGGCGACGTGCTCGTG GCCCCCCGGACAGACCACCCGGCCCTGTACAGGGACCTGCTGCGGACGGGCCGCGTGCACTGGATCGCGGAGGAGCCGCCGGCAGCCCTGGTCCGGGACAAGATGATGGCCTGCCACTTCCGCTTCCGCCACCAGATGGCGCTAG TTCGCTGTGTTCTACAAAGGGGACGAGTGCCTGGGCAGCGGGAAGATCCTCCGCCTGGGGCCGTCCGCCTACACGCTCCAGAAGGGCAGGAGCAAGTCCAGAGCGGCCACAGAGGGCTCCAGCGCCGGCCAGGGCGGTAG